A stretch of the Streptomyces sp. NBC_00078 genome encodes the following:
- a CDS encoding ADP-ribosylglycohydrolase family protein, giving the protein MMPKQAENSLDDRITGALVGAAVGDALGGPVEGYSPDQILQRHGGRVHGIVGPWSGDDWRTARPIAPYHKGDGHVTDDTLLTHALVRVYAQVRDHLDAYAIAEHLVPDLMTKPRWIPELETETIPLHRVFLAEKWLVARLHYGHVDPREAGVGNIVNCGAAMYMAPVGLVNAAAPTAAYAEAIDIAGAHQSSYGREAAGVFAAAVAAAAAPAATPDSVVTAALSLAKDGTRTAIERVCEVALRHSDFESALIPLREAVAPYDTVGPDYRSPSLGARRPSRLHSIEELPVALGMLVLSRGDYRHAVLGAVNYGRDCDSIATMAGALAGALGSQIPEDWSKTVAEASRLDLWEPAATLARVTREIFDRDVQRRRAHEAAFTEIGGLRCSE; this is encoded by the coding sequence ATGATGCCCAAACAGGCAGAAAACAGCCTCGATGACCGGATCACCGGAGCCCTCGTGGGCGCGGCGGTGGGCGACGCGCTCGGCGGTCCCGTCGAGGGCTACTCACCCGACCAGATCCTGCAGCGCCACGGCGGCCGCGTCCACGGCATCGTCGGCCCCTGGAGCGGCGACGACTGGCGCACGGCGCGCCCCATCGCGCCGTATCACAAGGGCGACGGCCACGTCACCGACGACACCTTGCTGACGCATGCGCTGGTCCGGGTGTACGCACAGGTCCGCGACCACCTGGACGCGTACGCGATCGCGGAGCACCTGGTCCCGGACCTGATGACCAAACCGCGCTGGATCCCGGAGCTGGAGACGGAGACCATCCCACTGCACCGTGTCTTCCTGGCGGAGAAATGGCTGGTGGCCCGTCTCCACTACGGCCATGTCGACCCGCGCGAGGCCGGCGTCGGCAACATCGTCAACTGCGGTGCGGCGATGTACATGGCCCCGGTCGGCCTGGTGAACGCGGCCGCGCCGACGGCCGCCTACGCCGAGGCGATCGACATCGCGGGCGCCCACCAGTCGTCGTACGGCCGCGAGGCGGCGGGTGTCTTCGCAGCTGCCGTGGCAGCGGCAGCGGCCCCCGCAGCGACACCGGACTCGGTCGTCACCGCCGCGCTCTCCCTGGCGAAGGACGGCACCCGCACGGCGATCGAGCGGGTCTGCGAAGTGGCCCTGCGCCACTCGGACTTCGAGTCCGCGCTGATTCCACTCCGCGAGGCGGTGGCCCCGTACGACACGGTGGGCCCGGACTACCGCTCCCCCTCCCTCGGGGCCCGCCGCCCGTCGCGCCTCCATTCGATCGAGGAACTGCCCGTCGCCCTGGGCATGTTGGTGCTGTCTCGCGGCGACTACCGGCACGCGGTCCTGGGCGCGGTGAACTACGGCCGCGACTGCGACTCGATCGCGACGATGGCGGGCGCGCTCGCCGGGGCTCTGGGTTCCCAGATCCCCGAGGACTGGTCGAAGACGGTGGCGGAGGCGAGCCGTCTGGATCTGTGGGAGCCGGCGGCGACGCTCGCGCGGGTGACCCGGGAGATCTTCGACCGGGACGTCCAGCGCCGCAGGGCCCACGAGGCGGCGTTCACCGAGATCGGGGGCCTGAGATGCTCCGAGTGA
- a CDS encoding ADP-ribosylglycohydrolase family protein, producing the protein MLRVTWVQPEDLIGHELRQAALDGREPSAIAARWRAAGGTQAPLRAGASPEPATRYLRLLAKDLLDELADLPSALGECEPTDLRKIKALCPNWPATNPTSPTLPSPSRLEAAWLGRAAGCLLGKPVEKLPLEGIRELARSTGNWPLHTYFTARGVPEDLASRHPWNRRSATTSLAENIDGMPEDDDLNYPLLNLLLLQRHGRRFTTTDVADLWLCELPAGRTFTAERVAYRNLLLGLEPPRTARHRNPFREWIGALIRADVHGWTNPGDPAAAAQQAHRDATLTHTANGVYAAMFTAATIATAVTGDHDVHACLRTGLTVIPPGSRLARAVRHAVRLAEEHTDFHTVVDELHAAHAATHHWVHAVPNTALLAAALTHADGDFAGSICRAVSGGWDTDSNGATAGGIAALLAGSPCALPGRWTTPLKNRLATSVGDFNGIGFDALAHLTHREASRP; encoded by the coding sequence ATGCTCCGAGTGACCTGGGTCCAGCCCGAGGACCTGATCGGCCACGAGCTGAGACAGGCCGCCCTGGACGGCCGTGAGCCGTCGGCGATCGCGGCGCGATGGAGAGCCGCGGGCGGTACGCAGGCCCCGCTGCGGGCCGGCGCGTCCCCGGAACCGGCCACGCGCTATCTTCGGCTGCTCGCGAAGGACCTGCTGGACGAACTGGCGGACCTGCCGAGCGCCTTGGGCGAGTGTGAGCCGACGGATCTGCGGAAGATCAAGGCCCTGTGCCCCAACTGGCCCGCCACCAACCCCACTTCGCCCACGCTCCCTTCACCGTCCCGCCTCGAAGCCGCCTGGCTCGGCCGCGCCGCGGGATGCCTCCTGGGCAAACCCGTGGAGAAACTCCCCCTGGAGGGCATCCGCGAGCTGGCCCGGTCCACCGGCAACTGGCCTTTGCACACCTACTTCACGGCCCGCGGAGTCCCCGAGGACCTCGCCTCGCGACACCCCTGGAACCGCCGCTCCGCGACGACCTCCCTCGCGGAGAACATCGACGGCATGCCCGAGGACGACGACCTCAACTACCCCCTCCTCAACCTGCTGCTGCTCCAGCGGCACGGCAGGCGGTTCACCACCACCGACGTGGCGGACCTGTGGCTGTGCGAACTCCCGGCGGGCCGCACGTTCACCGCCGAGCGCGTCGCCTACCGCAATCTCCTCCTCGGCCTGGAACCGCCCCGCACAGCACGTCACCGCAACCCCTTCCGCGAATGGATCGGCGCCCTCATCCGCGCCGACGTCCACGGCTGGACCAACCCCGGCGACCCGGCGGCCGCGGCACAGCAGGCCCACCGGGACGCCACCCTCACCCACACCGCGAACGGTGTCTACGCGGCGATGTTCACGGCCGCCACCATCGCCACCGCGGTGACCGGCGACCATGACGTCCACGCCTGCCTCCGCACCGGCCTGACGGTGATCCCACCCGGCTCCCGCCTGGCCAGGGCCGTCCGTCACGCCGTTCGCCTCGCCGAAGAACACACGGACTTCCACACCGTCGTCGACGAACTCCACGCCGCCCACGCCGCCACCCACCACTGGGTCCACGCCGTCCCCAACACAGCCCTCCTCGCCGCCGCCCTCACCCACGCGGACGGCGACTTCGCCGGCTCCATCTGCCGTGCCGTGTCCGGGGGCTGGGACACCGACTCCAACGGCGCCACCGCCGGCGGCATCGCCGCCCTCCTCGCCGGCTCCCCCTGCGCGCTTCCCGGCCGCTGGACGACCCCCCTGAAGAACCGGCTGGCCACCTCCGTCGGTGACTTCAACGGCATCGGTTTCGACGCCCTGGCCCATCTCACCCACCGGGAGGCATCCCGACCATGA
- the rbsK gene encoding ribokinase produces the protein MTHIVVLGSTNMDLVAYVEKAPQLGETVTGREFRTIPGGKGANQAIAAARAGATVSMIGAVGNDAFGTRLRSTLEHSGVDTDHLRTVEAPSGTAHIVVGDEGGNAIVVIPGANGTVDHLVPGDEGLIASADALLLQLEIPLAAVVAGARTARAHGVRTILTPAPARPLPPELLAATDLLVPNEHEAAALTGVTDPHSAAASLLDEVPEVVVTLGSAGSLYAARGTDPLAVPAPQVTAVDSTGAGDTFVGALAVALGEGRPMTEALAWAGAAAALSVQRPGASASMPYRAEIETRFTS, from the coding sequence ATGACCCACATCGTCGTACTGGGCAGCACGAACATGGACCTCGTCGCCTACGTCGAGAAGGCCCCACAGCTCGGCGAGACCGTCACGGGACGGGAGTTCCGTACGATCCCCGGTGGCAAGGGCGCCAACCAGGCGATCGCCGCGGCCCGCGCGGGCGCCACCGTCTCGATGATCGGCGCGGTCGGAAACGATGCCTTCGGCACCCGCCTCCGCTCCACTCTGGAACACTCGGGCGTCGACACGGACCACCTCCGCACCGTCGAGGCCCCCTCCGGCACCGCCCACATCGTCGTGGGCGACGAAGGCGGCAACGCCATCGTCGTGATCCCCGGCGCCAACGGCACCGTCGACCACCTCGTCCCCGGCGACGAAGGCCTCATCGCCTCCGCCGACGCCCTGCTCCTCCAGCTGGAGATCCCCCTGGCCGCGGTGGTGGCGGGCGCGCGGACCGCCCGCGCCCACGGCGTCCGTACGATCCTCACCCCGGCCCCCGCCCGGCCGCTGCCGCCCGAACTCCTGGCCGCCACCGACCTGTTGGTGCCCAACGAGCACGAGGCGGCGGCCCTGACCGGTGTCACCGACCCGCACAGCGCGGCCGCGTCCCTGCTCGACGAGGTGCCTGAGGTGGTCGTCACCCTCGGCTCGGCGGGCAGCCTGTACGCGGCCCGCGGCACCGACCCGCTCGCCGTCCCGGCACCACAGGTCACGGCCGTGGACTCGACGGGCGCGGGTGACACGTTCGTCGGCGCGCTCGCCGTGGCCCTCGGCGAGGGACGGCCGATGACGGAGGCGCTGGCCTGGGCGGGAGCGGCCGCAGCGCTCTCCGTGCAGCGGCCGGGCGCGTCGGCGTCGATGCCGTACCGCGCCGAGATCGAAACGCGGTTCACGTCATGA
- a CDS encoding CaiB/BaiF CoA-transferase family protein, with translation MNQAPLTGLRVLDLATLFAGPLAATMLGDFGAEVIKVEHPAKPDPSRGHGPSKDGVGLWWKLLGRNKQTITLDLSKPGGRATLLRLAATADVVIENFRPGTLEKWDLSWAELSAANPRLVLTRVTAFGQFGPYAHRPGFGTLAEAMSGFAAITGEPDAPPTLPPFGLADSIAGLATAYAVMTALAARDRTGDGQVVDMAIIEPILTALGPQPIWYDQLGHVQPRTGNRSQNNAPRNTYLTSDGAWVAVSTSAQSIAERVMHLVGRPELIDEPWFATGADRARHADVLDEAVGTWIAERTRTEVLAAFEKAEAAVAPIQDVRDVMTDPQYAALDTITTLDDPDLGPLRMQNVLFRLSATPGAIRWAGRPHGADTDRILTALGLTPAELTALREEGAV, from the coding sequence ATGAACCAAGCCCCGCTCACCGGCCTGCGCGTCCTCGACCTCGCCACCCTGTTCGCCGGGCCGCTCGCCGCCACGATGCTCGGCGACTTCGGCGCCGAGGTCATCAAGGTGGAACACCCGGCCAAGCCGGACCCCTCTCGCGGCCACGGCCCGTCGAAGGACGGCGTCGGCCTCTGGTGGAAGCTCCTCGGCCGCAACAAGCAGACCATCACCCTCGACCTCTCCAAGCCCGGCGGCCGCGCCACCCTCCTGCGCCTCGCGGCCACCGCGGACGTCGTCATCGAGAACTTCCGCCCCGGCACGCTGGAGAAGTGGGACCTGAGCTGGGCTGAGCTGTCCGCGGCCAACCCCCGCCTGGTCCTCACCCGGGTCACCGCCTTCGGCCAGTTCGGCCCCTACGCGCACCGCCCCGGCTTCGGCACCCTGGCCGAGGCGATGAGCGGCTTCGCCGCGATCACCGGGGAACCGGACGCACCCCCGACGCTCCCGCCCTTCGGTCTGGCCGACTCCATCGCGGGCCTGGCCACGGCGTACGCCGTCATGACCGCGCTCGCCGCCCGGGACCGCACCGGAGACGGCCAGGTCGTCGACATGGCCATCATCGAGCCGATCCTGACCGCCCTCGGCCCCCAGCCGATCTGGTACGACCAGCTCGGCCACGTCCAGCCGCGCACGGGCAACCGCTCCCAGAACAACGCCCCGCGCAACACCTACCTCACCTCCGACGGCGCCTGGGTCGCCGTGTCGACCTCCGCGCAGTCGATCGCGGAACGCGTGATGCACCTGGTGGGCCGCCCGGAGCTGATCGACGAACCATGGTTCGCGACGGGCGCCGACCGCGCCCGGCACGCCGACGTCCTGGACGAGGCGGTCGGCACCTGGATCGCCGAGCGCACCCGCACCGAAGTCCTGGCCGCCTTCGAGAAGGCGGAGGCGGCGGTGGCCCCGATCCAGGACGTCCGGGACGTGATGACGGACCCCCAGTACGCGGCCCTGGACACGATCACGACCCTCGATGACCCGGACCTCGGCCCCCTGCGTATGCAGAACGTCCTCTTCCGGCTCTCCGCCACCCCCGGCGCGATCCGCTGGGCAGGCCGCCCGCACGGTGCGGACACGGACCGGATCCTGACCGCGCTCGGTCTGACCCCGGCCGAGCTGACGGCCCTGCGCGAGGAGGGCGCCGTATGA
- a CDS encoding CoA ester lyase yields MTTPPLTWLYAPGDRPYVVAKALAAGADVVVIDLEDAVAPDRKEYARAATAELLSHPQPVPVHVRVNALDGPLAPRDLEAVAALPGLAGLRLPKVTAPEQVIRTAERFAAAGGAPALYALLESALAVEHAYAIASAHPCLRGIALGESDLRADLGVREDAGLDWSRSRIVGAARAAGLPPSPQSVHPDIRDLEGLAASCARGRALGFLGRAAIHPRQLPIIERAYLPTAREVEEAETIVKAATAQQGAQALPDGRFIDAAVVAAAQRTLSLARRNHG; encoded by the coding sequence ATGACCACGCCCCCGCTCACCTGGCTCTATGCCCCCGGAGACCGCCCGTATGTGGTGGCCAAGGCCCTGGCGGCCGGCGCCGACGTCGTCGTGATCGACCTGGAGGACGCGGTCGCCCCGGACCGCAAGGAGTACGCCCGCGCCGCGACCGCCGAACTCCTTTCCCACCCGCAGCCGGTCCCGGTCCACGTCCGCGTGAACGCCCTGGACGGCCCGCTGGCTCCGCGGGACCTGGAGGCGGTGGCCGCGCTGCCCGGGCTCGCGGGTCTGCGGCTGCCGAAGGTGACGGCTCCGGAGCAGGTCATCCGCACCGCGGAACGGTTCGCTGCAGCAGGAGGCGCCCCCGCCCTGTACGCGCTGCTGGAATCCGCACTGGCCGTCGAGCACGCCTACGCCATCGCGTCCGCCCACCCCTGCCTCCGCGGCATCGCCCTGGGCGAATCGGACCTACGGGCCGACCTGGGCGTACGCGAGGACGCGGGCCTCGACTGGTCCCGCTCCCGCATCGTAGGCGCCGCACGGGCGGCGGGCCTGCCCCCTTCCCCCCAGTCGGTCCACCCGGACATCCGCGACCTGGAGGGCCTGGCAGCCTCCTGCGCCCGCGGCCGCGCCCTCGGCTTCCTCGGCCGCGCGGCCATCCACCCGCGCCAGCTCCCCATCATCGAACGGGCCTACCTGCCCACGGCGAGAGAGGTCGAGGAGGCCGAGACGATCGTCAAGGCGGCGACCGCGCAGCAGGGCGCACAGGCCCTTCCGGACGGACGGTTCATCGACGCGGCGGTGGTGGCGGCAGCGCAGCGCACCCTGTCCCTCGCCCGCCGGAACCACGGTTGA
- the lgt gene encoding prolipoprotein diacylglyceryl transferase, which produces MEELAYIPSPSHGVLYLGPIPLRGYAFCIIIGVFVAVWLGNKRWIARGGRTGTVADIAVWAVPFGLVGGRLYHVITDYELYFSEGRDWVDAFKVWQGGLGIWGAIALGAVGAWIGCRRRGIPLPAYADAIAPGIALAQAIGRWGNWFNQELYGKETNVPWALHITSSEDGRVPGYYHPTFLYESLWCIGVALLVIWADRRFKLGHGRAFALYVAAYCVGRAWIEYMRVDDAHHILGLRLNDWTAMIVFLLAVTYIVVSSKKRPGREAVVEPAAAEDEAADEAVEKDGADSSAPKTDVESAAGEADDVDEPAGAEEEAKDGAESAKKS; this is translated from the coding sequence ATGGAAGAACTTGCCTACATTCCGAGCCCGTCGCATGGGGTGCTGTATCTCGGCCCCATTCCGCTGCGCGGCTACGCGTTCTGCATCATCATCGGCGTCTTCGTCGCGGTCTGGCTCGGCAACAAGCGCTGGATCGCCCGCGGCGGGCGGACCGGCACGGTGGCCGACATCGCTGTCTGGGCGGTGCCGTTCGGCCTCGTCGGCGGCCGGCTCTACCACGTGATCACGGACTACGAGCTGTACTTCAGCGAGGGCCGTGACTGGGTGGACGCCTTCAAGGTGTGGCAGGGAGGTCTCGGCATCTGGGGCGCGATCGCGCTCGGTGCGGTGGGCGCCTGGATCGGCTGCCGCCGTCGCGGCATCCCTCTGCCCGCCTACGCCGACGCCATCGCGCCCGGCATCGCCCTCGCCCAGGCCATCGGCCGCTGGGGCAACTGGTTCAACCAGGAGCTGTACGGCAAGGAGACGAACGTCCCCTGGGCGCTGCACATCACGTCCTCGGAGGACGGCCGAGTGCCCGGGTACTACCACCCGACGTTCCTCTACGAGTCCCTGTGGTGCATCGGCGTCGCCCTGCTGGTCATCTGGGCCGACCGCCGCTTCAAGCTGGGACACGGGCGGGCCTTCGCGCTGTACGTCGCCGCGTACTGCGTGGGCCGGGCGTGGATCGAGTACATGCGGGTCGACGACGCCCACCACATCCTGGGTCTGCGTCTGAACGACTGGACCGCGATGATCGTGTTCCTGCTCGCGGTGACGTACATCGTGGTGTCGTCGAAGAAGCGGCCGGGCCGGGAGGCCGTGGTCGAGCCGGCCGCCGCGGAGGACGAGGCCGCTGACGAGGCCGTCGAGAAGGACGGGGCGGACTCTTCGGCGCCGAAGACGGACGTGGAGAGCGCTGCCGGCGAGGCCGACGACGTCGACGAACCCGCTGGTGCCGAGGAAGAGGCGAAGGACGGCGCCGAGTCGGCCAAGAAGAGCTGA
- a CDS encoding thioredoxin domain-containing protein: MSEKNREGKRTARDRLAVEREKQKTADKRRRTLIIGASVVCVLGLAAVIGVVAANAGKDDKASGPAVAPSGAQGKDGLAIPVGKDGAKSTLTVWEDFRCPACQAFEAAYRPTIHELTDSGLLRVEYHLVRLIDGNLGGTGSLRAGNAAACAQDAGKFSAYHDVLYDNQPKETVDTFGSNSKLIELAGKVKGLDTAAFRQCVNDSKHDSWVDKSNAAFKSGGFSGTPTVLLGGKNIYQDQTMTPAKLKQMVQEANKG; this comes from the coding sequence GTGAGCGAGAAGAACCGTGAGGGAAAGCGCACCGCCCGGGATCGGCTGGCGGTCGAGCGTGAGAAGCAGAAGACCGCGGACAAGCGACGGCGGACGCTGATCATCGGTGCGAGCGTCGTCTGTGTGCTGGGACTCGCCGCAGTGATCGGCGTGGTCGCCGCGAACGCGGGCAAGGACGACAAGGCCTCGGGCCCGGCCGTGGCGCCCTCCGGGGCGCAGGGCAAGGACGGTCTCGCGATTCCGGTGGGCAAGGACGGCGCCAAGTCGACGCTCACGGTCTGGGAGGACTTCCGCTGCCCGGCCTGCCAGGCCTTCGAGGCGGCGTATCGGCCGACAATCCACGAGCTGACCGACTCCGGCCTGCTCAGAGTCGAGTACCACCTGGTCAGGCTGATCGACGGCAATCTCGGCGGCACCGGCTCCCTTCGCGCGGGCAATGCCGCCGCCTGCGCGCAGGACGCCGGAAAGTTCTCCGCCTACCACGACGTGCTCTACGACAACCAGCCCAAGGAGACCGTCGACACCTTCGGCAGCAACAGCAAGCTGATCGAGCTCGCGGGCAAGGTCAAGGGCCTCGACACGGCGGCCTTCCGCCAGTGCGTCAACGACAGCAAGCACGACAGCTGGGTCGACAAGTCGAACGCCGCCTTCAAGTCCGGCGGATTCTCCGGGACGCCGACCGTGCTGCTCGGGGGCAAGAACATCTACCAGGACCAGACGATGACACCGGCCAAGCTGAAGCAGATGGTGCAGGAGGCCAACAAGGGGTAA
- the trpA gene encoding tryptophan synthase subunit alpha, translating to MSGNIQLLTDTLAGARAEGRSALIAYLPAGFPTVDGGIEAIKAVLDGGADVVEVGLPHSDPVLDGPVIQTADDIALRGGVKIAHVMRTVKETYEATGKPILVMTYWNPIDRYGVERFTAELAEAGGAGCILPDLPVQESALWREHADKHGLATVFVVAPSSQDARLAQITAAGSGFVYAASLMGVTGTRESVGAQAQDLVERTRAAGADLPVCVGLGVSDARQAAEVAGFADGVIVGSAFVKRMLDAPDDAAGVEAVRALAGELAKGVRGQA from the coding sequence GTGAGCGGGAACATCCAGCTGCTGACGGACACCCTCGCCGGTGCCAGGGCCGAGGGACGCTCCGCCCTCATCGCCTACCTCCCGGCCGGGTTCCCTACCGTGGACGGCGGCATCGAGGCCATCAAGGCCGTCCTCGACGGCGGGGCGGACGTCGTGGAGGTCGGTCTGCCGCACAGCGACCCCGTCCTCGACGGCCCGGTCATCCAGACCGCCGACGACATCGCGCTGCGCGGCGGCGTCAAGATCGCGCACGTCATGCGCACGGTCAAGGAGACCTACGAGGCCACCGGGAAGCCGATCCTCGTCATGACGTACTGGAACCCCATCGACCGCTACGGCGTCGAGCGCTTCACGGCCGAGCTCGCCGAGGCGGGCGGCGCGGGCTGCATCCTGCCCGACCTGCCGGTGCAGGAATCGGCGCTGTGGAGGGAGCACGCCGACAAGCACGGCCTCGCCACGGTCTTCGTGGTCGCGCCCAGCAGCCAGGACGCGCGACTCGCCCAGATCACCGCGGCGGGCAGCGGCTTCGTGTACGCCGCCTCGCTGATGGGCGTCACCGGCACCCGTGAGTCGGTGGGCGCGCAGGCCCAGGACCTGGTGGAGCGCACCCGGGCCGCGGGCGCGGACCTGCCCGTGTGCGTCGGCCTCGGCGTCTCCGATGCCAGGCAGGCCGCCGAGGTCGCCGGCTTCGCCGACGGCGTGATCGTCGGCTCGGCCTTCGTGAAGCGGATGCTGGACGCGCCGGACGACGCGGCCGGCGTCGAGGCCGTCCGCGCGCTCGCCGGTGAGCTGGCCAAGGGCGTGCGCGGACAGGCGTAG
- the trpB gene encoding tryptophan synthase subunit beta: MPSEFFIPDPEGQVPSPEGYFGAYGGKFIPEALVAAVDEVAVEYDKAKHDPEFARELDDLLVHYTGRPSSLTEVPRFAEHAGGARIFLKREDLNHTGSHKINNVLGQALLTRRMGKTRVIAETGAGQHGVATATACALFGLECTIYMGEIDTQRQALNVARMRMLGAEVIAVKSGSRTLKDAINEAFRDWVANVDRTHYLFGTVAGPHPFPAMVRDFHRVIGVEARRQILERAGRLPDAAVACVGGGSNAIGLFHAFIPDAAVRLIGCEPAGHGVETGEHAATLTAGEPGILHGSRSYVLQDDEGQITEPYSISAGLDYPGIGPEHSYLKDSGRGEYRAVTDDAAMQALRLLSRTEGIIPAIESAHALAGALEVGRELGKDGLIVVNLSGRGDKDMDTAARYFGLYDTDAEVAADAADLAEIEGDAK, encoded by the coding sequence ATGCCCAGCGAGTTCTTCATCCCTGACCCGGAGGGTCAAGTCCCCAGTCCCGAAGGCTACTTCGGGGCATACGGCGGCAAGTTCATCCCGGAGGCCCTCGTCGCCGCCGTGGACGAGGTGGCCGTCGAGTACGACAAGGCCAAGCACGACCCCGAGTTCGCCCGCGAACTCGACGACCTGCTGGTCCACTACACCGGCCGCCCCAGCTCCCTGACCGAGGTGCCGAGGTTCGCCGAGCACGCCGGCGGTGCCCGGATCTTCCTGAAGCGGGAAGACCTCAACCACACCGGCTCCCACAAGATCAACAACGTGCTCGGCCAGGCGCTGCTCACCAGGCGAATGGGCAAGACCCGCGTGATCGCGGAGACCGGGGCCGGCCAGCACGGCGTCGCCACGGCGACCGCCTGTGCCCTCTTCGGCCTCGAGTGCACGATCTACATGGGCGAGATCGACACCCAGCGCCAGGCCCTGAACGTGGCCCGCATGCGCATGCTCGGCGCCGAGGTCATCGCCGTGAAGTCCGGCAGCCGTACCCTCAAGGACGCCATCAACGAGGCCTTCCGCGACTGGGTCGCCAACGTCGACCGCACCCACTACCTCTTCGGTACGGTCGCCGGCCCGCACCCCTTCCCGGCCATGGTCCGCGACTTCCACCGCGTCATCGGCGTGGAGGCCAGACGCCAGATCCTGGAGCGCGCCGGCCGCCTCCCGGACGCCGCCGTCGCCTGCGTCGGCGGCGGTTCCAACGCCATCGGCCTCTTCCACGCCTTCATCCCGGACGCCGCCGTACGCCTCATCGGCTGCGAGCCCGCCGGTCACGGCGTCGAGACCGGTGAGCACGCGGCCACGCTGACCGCGGGCGAGCCCGGCATCCTGCACGGCTCCCGCTCCTATGTCCTGCAGGACGACGAGGGCCAGATCACCGAGCCGTACTCGATCTCGGCCGGTCTGGACTACCCGGGCATCGGCCCGGAGCACTCCTACCTCAAGGACAGCGGCCGCGGCGAGTACCGCGCGGTTACCGACGACGCGGCGATGCAGGCCCTGCGCCTGCTCTCGCGCACCGAGGGCATCATCCCGGCGATCGAGAGCGCACACGCCCTGGCGGGTGCGCTGGAGGTCGGCAGGGAACTGGGCAAGGACGGCCTGATCGTCGTCAACCTGTCCGGCCGCGGCGACAAGGACATGGACACGGCCGCCCGTTACTTCGGCCTGTACGACACCGACGCCGAGGTCGCGGCCGACGCCGCCGACCTCGCCGAGATCGAGGGGGACGCCAAGTGA
- the trpM gene encoding tryptophan biosynthesis modulator TrpM — MTPTMTTVDRYARLARGCRPRGCRAPARRVHGRRVRYVIGDEPGQVNGRRWQRAH, encoded by the coding sequence ATGACTCCCACCATGACGACCGTGGACCGGTACGCCCGCCTCGCGCGCGGCTGCCGCCCCCGTGGCTGCCGCGCCCCGGCACGCCGCGTACACGGTCGTAGGGTCAGGTACGTCATCGGAGACGAACCCGGGCAGGTGAACGGCCGTCGATGGCAGCGCGCCCACTAG
- the trpC gene encoding indole-3-glycerol phosphate synthase TrpC codes for MSVLDEIIDGVRADLAERQARVSLDELKERAAKAPAAKDGLAALRGDGVKVICEVKRSSPSKGALAAIADPAGLAADYEAGGAAVISVLTEQRRFGGSLADLEAVRARVDIPVLRKDFIVTSYQLWEARAYGADLVLLIVAALDQPALESLIERAVSIGLTPLVEVHDEDEVERAVDAGAKVIGINARNLKTLEVDRGTFERVAPEVPAHIVKIAESGVRGPHDLIAYANAGADAVLVGESLVTGRDPKSAVSDLVAAGEHPALRHGRS; via the coding sequence GTGAGTGTGCTCGACGAGATCATCGACGGAGTCCGTGCCGACCTCGCGGAGCGGCAGGCGCGCGTCAGCCTCGACGAGCTCAAGGAGCGCGCGGCGAAGGCTCCCGCTGCCAAGGACGGACTGGCCGCACTGCGCGGCGACGGCGTCAAGGTCATCTGCGAGGTCAAGCGTTCCAGCCCTTCCAAGGGCGCGCTGGCCGCGATCGCCGACCCGGCCGGACTCGCCGCGGACTACGAGGCGGGCGGCGCGGCCGTCATCTCCGTCCTCACCGAACAGCGCCGCTTCGGCGGCTCGCTGGCCGACCTGGAGGCGGTGCGCGCACGGGTCGACATCCCGGTCCTGCGCAAGGACTTCATCGTCACCTCGTACCAGCTGTGGGAGGCCCGGGCGTACGGCGCCGACCTCGTGCTGCTCATCGTCGCCGCCCTCGACCAGCCGGCCCTGGAGTCACTGATCGAGCGCGCCGTCTCCATCGGCCTCACCCCGCTCGTCGAGGTGCATGACGAGGACGAGGTCGAGCGCGCGGTCGACGCGGGCGCGAAGGTGATCGGCATCAACGCACGCAACCTCAAGACCCTGGAGGTCGACCGGGGCACCTTCGAGCGCGTCGCCCCAGAGGTCCCCGCACACATCGTCAAGATCGCCGAATCCGGCGTCCGCGGCCCGCACGACCTCATCGCCTACGCCAACGCCGGCGCGGACGCGGTCCTGGTCGGCGAGTCCCTGGTCACCGGCCGCGATCCCAAGTCGGCGGTGTCGGACCTGGTGGCAGCGGGCGAGCATCCCGCACTCCGGCACGGCCGCAGCTGA